Proteins encoded together in one Dasypus novemcinctus isolate mDasNov1 chromosome 9, mDasNov1.1.hap2, whole genome shotgun sequence window:
- the SLC2A5 gene encoding solute carrier family 2, facilitated glucose transporter member 5 isoform X1, protein MEPQDPLKKEGKLTLVLALATLVAAFGSSFQYGYNVAAINSPAEMMKDFYNETYYGRHGEHMSEFQLTLLWSVSVSMFPFGGFIGSLLVGPLVNKLGRKGTLLFNNIFSIVPAILMECSQIAKSFEIIIISRLLVGICAGLSSNVVPMYLGELSPKNLRGAIGVVPQLFITIGILVAQIFGLRSVLATQEGWPVLLGLTGIPAALQLLLLPFFPESPRYLLTQKEDEAAAKRALTRLRGWDDVEEEVEEIRKEAEAEKAAGCISVPRLFRMKTLRWQLVSVIVLMGGQQLSGVNAIYYYADEIYLRAGVEPADVQYVTAGTGAVNVLITFLAVFVVEVLGRRILLLLGFSVCFVACCVLTAALVLQDTITWMPYVSIVCVFSYVIGHALGPSPIPALFITEIFLQASRPSAFMVGGSVHWLCNFTVGLIFPFIQNGLGAYSFVIFAAICLLTTIYIFLIVPETKGRTFMEINHIFAKKNKVPEVYPEKEELEDL, encoded by the exons ATGGAGCCGCAGGATCCGCTCAAGAAGGAAGGG AAGCTGACACTGGTACTTGCCCTGGCAACGCTGGTTGCTGCCTTTGGGTCGTCCTTCCAGTATGGGTACAACGTGGCGGCCATCAACTCCCCTGCAGAG ATGATGAAGGACTTTTACAATGAGACCTACTATGGGAGACATGGTGAACACATGAGTGAGTTTCAGCTGACGCTGCTGTGGTCCGTTTCTGTGTCCATGTTCCCCTTTGGAGGCTTTATCGGATCCCTCTTGGTTGGCCCCCTGGTGAATAAGCTTGGCAG AAAAGGGACCTTGCTGTTTAACAACATCTTCTCTATCGTGCCTGCGATCTTAATGGAATGCAGCCAAATAGCCAAGTCGTTTGAGATTATCATTATTTCCAGACTTTTGGTGGGAATCTGTGCAG GTCTGTCTTCCAACGTTGTCCCCATGTACCTGGGGGAGCTGTCCCCTAAAAACCTGAGGGGAGCCATCGGGGTGGTGCCTCAGCTCTTCATCACCATCGGCATCCTCGTGGCCCAGATCTTCGGGCTCCGGAGTGTGCTTGCCACCCAAGAAG GCTGGCCCGTCCTCCTTGGCCTCACGGGGATCCCCGCGGCCCTGCAGCTGCTCCTGCTGCCCTTCTTCCCCGAGAGCCCCAGGTACCTGCTGACCCAGAAGGAGGACGAAGCAGCCGCCAAGAGGG CTCTGACGCGGCTGCGGGGCTGGGACGacgtggaggaggaggtggaggagatcCGGAAGGAGGCCGAGGCCGAGAAGGCCGCGGGCTGCATCTCGGTGCCCAGGCTCTTCCGCATGAAGACCCTGCGCTGGCAGCTCGTCTCCGTCATCGTGCTCATGGGCGGCCAGCAGCTGTCGGGGGTCAACGCG ATCTACTACTACGCAGACGAGATCTACCTCCGAGCCGGCGTGGAGCCGGCCGACGTCCAGTACGTGACGGCAGGCACGGGGGCCGTCAACGTGCTCATCACCTTCTTGGCC gtgttCGTGGTGGAGGTGCTGGGCAGGAGGATTCTGCTCCTGCTTGGCTTCTCTGTCTGCTTCGTGGCCTGCTGCGTGCTGACCGCCGCCCTGGTGCTGCAG GACACGATAACATGGATGCCTTATGTCAGCATCGTCTGTGTCTTCTCCTATGTCATCGGACACGCCCTTGGACCCA GTCCCATTCCTGCTCTGTTCATCACCGAGATCTTCCTGCAGGCCTCGCGGCCCTCTGCCTTCATGGTGGGGGGCAGCGTCCACTGGCTCTGCAACTTCACCGTGGGCTTGATTTTCCCCTTCATCCAA AACGGCCTGGGTGCCTACAGCTTCGTCATTTTCGCCGCAATATGTCTTCTCACCACCATTTACATCTTCCTGATCGTCCCCGAGACCAAGGGCAGGACATTTATGGAGATCAATCACATTTTTGCCAAGAAGAATAAGGTGCCAGAGGTGTACCCGGAAAAGGAAGAACTGGAAGATCTTTGA
- the SLC2A5 gene encoding solute carrier family 2, facilitated glucose transporter member 5 isoform X2, with product MMKDFYNETYYGRHGEHMSEFQLTLLWSVSVSMFPFGGFIGSLLVGPLVNKLGRKGTLLFNNIFSIVPAILMECSQIAKSFEIIIISRLLVGICAGLSSNVVPMYLGELSPKNLRGAIGVVPQLFITIGILVAQIFGLRSVLATQEGWPVLLGLTGIPAALQLLLLPFFPESPRYLLTQKEDEAAAKRALTRLRGWDDVEEEVEEIRKEAEAEKAAGCISVPRLFRMKTLRWQLVSVIVLMGGQQLSGVNAIYYYADEIYLRAGVEPADVQYVTAGTGAVNVLITFLAVFVVEVLGRRILLLLGFSVCFVACCVLTAALVLQDTITWMPYVSIVCVFSYVIGHALGPSPIPALFITEIFLQASRPSAFMVGGSVHWLCNFTVGLIFPFIQNGLGAYSFVIFAAICLLTTIYIFLIVPETKGRTFMEINHIFAKKNKVPEVYPEKEELEDL from the exons ATGATGAAGGACTTTTACAATGAGACCTACTATGGGAGACATGGTGAACACATGAGTGAGTTTCAGCTGACGCTGCTGTGGTCCGTTTCTGTGTCCATGTTCCCCTTTGGAGGCTTTATCGGATCCCTCTTGGTTGGCCCCCTGGTGAATAAGCTTGGCAG AAAAGGGACCTTGCTGTTTAACAACATCTTCTCTATCGTGCCTGCGATCTTAATGGAATGCAGCCAAATAGCCAAGTCGTTTGAGATTATCATTATTTCCAGACTTTTGGTGGGAATCTGTGCAG GTCTGTCTTCCAACGTTGTCCCCATGTACCTGGGGGAGCTGTCCCCTAAAAACCTGAGGGGAGCCATCGGGGTGGTGCCTCAGCTCTTCATCACCATCGGCATCCTCGTGGCCCAGATCTTCGGGCTCCGGAGTGTGCTTGCCACCCAAGAAG GCTGGCCCGTCCTCCTTGGCCTCACGGGGATCCCCGCGGCCCTGCAGCTGCTCCTGCTGCCCTTCTTCCCCGAGAGCCCCAGGTACCTGCTGACCCAGAAGGAGGACGAAGCAGCCGCCAAGAGGG CTCTGACGCGGCTGCGGGGCTGGGACGacgtggaggaggaggtggaggagatcCGGAAGGAGGCCGAGGCCGAGAAGGCCGCGGGCTGCATCTCGGTGCCCAGGCTCTTCCGCATGAAGACCCTGCGCTGGCAGCTCGTCTCCGTCATCGTGCTCATGGGCGGCCAGCAGCTGTCGGGGGTCAACGCG ATCTACTACTACGCAGACGAGATCTACCTCCGAGCCGGCGTGGAGCCGGCCGACGTCCAGTACGTGACGGCAGGCACGGGGGCCGTCAACGTGCTCATCACCTTCTTGGCC gtgttCGTGGTGGAGGTGCTGGGCAGGAGGATTCTGCTCCTGCTTGGCTTCTCTGTCTGCTTCGTGGCCTGCTGCGTGCTGACCGCCGCCCTGGTGCTGCAG GACACGATAACATGGATGCCTTATGTCAGCATCGTCTGTGTCTTCTCCTATGTCATCGGACACGCCCTTGGACCCA GTCCCATTCCTGCTCTGTTCATCACCGAGATCTTCCTGCAGGCCTCGCGGCCCTCTGCCTTCATGGTGGGGGGCAGCGTCCACTGGCTCTGCAACTTCACCGTGGGCTTGATTTTCCCCTTCATCCAA AACGGCCTGGGTGCCTACAGCTTCGTCATTTTCGCCGCAATATGTCTTCTCACCACCATTTACATCTTCCTGATCGTCCCCGAGACCAAGGGCAGGACATTTATGGAGATCAATCACATTTTTGCCAAGAAGAATAAGGTGCCAGAGGTGTACCCGGAAAAGGAAGAACTGGAAGATCTTTGA
- the SLC2A5 gene encoding solute carrier family 2, facilitated glucose transporter member 5 isoform X3: MECSQIAKSFEIIIISRLLVGICAGLSSNVVPMYLGELSPKNLRGAIGVVPQLFITIGILVAQIFGLRSVLATQEGWPVLLGLTGIPAALQLLLLPFFPESPRYLLTQKEDEAAAKRALTRLRGWDDVEEEVEEIRKEAEAEKAAGCISVPRLFRMKTLRWQLVSVIVLMGGQQLSGVNAIYYYADEIYLRAGVEPADVQYVTAGTGAVNVLITFLAVFVVEVLGRRILLLLGFSVCFVACCVLTAALVLQDTITWMPYVSIVCVFSYVIGHALGPSPIPALFITEIFLQASRPSAFMVGGSVHWLCNFTVGLIFPFIQNGLGAYSFVIFAAICLLTTIYIFLIVPETKGRTFMEINHIFAKKNKVPEVYPEKEELEDL; encoded by the exons ATGGAATGCAGCCAAATAGCCAAGTCGTTTGAGATTATCATTATTTCCAGACTTTTGGTGGGAATCTGTGCAG GTCTGTCTTCCAACGTTGTCCCCATGTACCTGGGGGAGCTGTCCCCTAAAAACCTGAGGGGAGCCATCGGGGTGGTGCCTCAGCTCTTCATCACCATCGGCATCCTCGTGGCCCAGATCTTCGGGCTCCGGAGTGTGCTTGCCACCCAAGAAG GCTGGCCCGTCCTCCTTGGCCTCACGGGGATCCCCGCGGCCCTGCAGCTGCTCCTGCTGCCCTTCTTCCCCGAGAGCCCCAGGTACCTGCTGACCCAGAAGGAGGACGAAGCAGCCGCCAAGAGGG CTCTGACGCGGCTGCGGGGCTGGGACGacgtggaggaggaggtggaggagatcCGGAAGGAGGCCGAGGCCGAGAAGGCCGCGGGCTGCATCTCGGTGCCCAGGCTCTTCCGCATGAAGACCCTGCGCTGGCAGCTCGTCTCCGTCATCGTGCTCATGGGCGGCCAGCAGCTGTCGGGGGTCAACGCG ATCTACTACTACGCAGACGAGATCTACCTCCGAGCCGGCGTGGAGCCGGCCGACGTCCAGTACGTGACGGCAGGCACGGGGGCCGTCAACGTGCTCATCACCTTCTTGGCC gtgttCGTGGTGGAGGTGCTGGGCAGGAGGATTCTGCTCCTGCTTGGCTTCTCTGTCTGCTTCGTGGCCTGCTGCGTGCTGACCGCCGCCCTGGTGCTGCAG GACACGATAACATGGATGCCTTATGTCAGCATCGTCTGTGTCTTCTCCTATGTCATCGGACACGCCCTTGGACCCA GTCCCATTCCTGCTCTGTTCATCACCGAGATCTTCCTGCAGGCCTCGCGGCCCTCTGCCTTCATGGTGGGGGGCAGCGTCCACTGGCTCTGCAACTTCACCGTGGGCTTGATTTTCCCCTTCATCCAA AACGGCCTGGGTGCCTACAGCTTCGTCATTTTCGCCGCAATATGTCTTCTCACCACCATTTACATCTTCCTGATCGTCCCCGAGACCAAGGGCAGGACATTTATGGAGATCAATCACATTTTTGCCAAGAAGAATAAGGTGCCAGAGGTGTACCCGGAAAAGGAAGAACTGGAAGATCTTTGA